A genomic window from Exiguobacterium acetylicum DSM 20416 includes:
- a CDS encoding energy-coupling factor transporter transmembrane component T family protein, translating into MIVGQHIPGQSYLHRSSALAKIIFAFCFIPLVFLANNAATNIFLLIFTFLALMSSRLPLRYVLKGLRPILFLIVFTFVIQLFFTREGAVLFEFGWLRIYEEGLRLAIIVSLRFFYLVSITTLVTLTTSPIELTDAIELLLKPFKVVRVPTHEIALMLSISLRFLPTLAEETEKIMKAQQARGVDLSAGPIKERLRAIIPLLIPLFISAFKRAEDLATAMEARGYRGGEGRTRLRESKWTMRDTGLMILLVLLTISLVGLRGIG; encoded by the coding sequence ATGATCGTCGGACAACATATTCCCGGTCAGTCGTACTTGCATCGCTCGTCAGCACTCGCGAAGATCATCTTTGCTTTCTGCTTCATTCCGCTCGTCTTTCTCGCGAACAATGCAGCAACGAACATCTTTTTACTCATTTTTACGTTTCTCGCACTCATGAGTAGTCGCTTACCGCTTCGTTATGTTCTAAAGGGACTACGCCCGATTCTGTTCCTGATCGTCTTTACGTTCGTCATCCAACTGTTCTTCACGCGCGAAGGTGCCGTCCTCTTTGAGTTCGGCTGGCTCCGGATCTACGAAGAAGGACTTCGACTCGCGATCATCGTCTCATTACGTTTCTTCTATCTCGTCTCGATCACGACGCTCGTCACGCTGACGACCTCACCGATCGAATTGACAGATGCGATTGAATTGTTGTTGAAGCCGTTCAAGGTCGTCCGTGTCCCGACGCATGAGATCGCCTTAATGTTATCGATCTCACTTCGGTTCTTACCAACCTTAGCGGAGGAGACAGAGAAAATCATGAAGGCACAGCAAGCACGTGGTGTCGATTTGTCAGCAGGACCAATCAAGGAGCGCTTACGGGCGATCATTCCGTTATTGATTCCCTTGTTCATCTCCGCCTTTAAGCGGGCAGAGGATCTTGCGACAGCGATGGAAGCGCGGGGGTACCGTGGAGGAGAGGGACGGACACGTCTACGGGAGTCCAAGTGGACGATGCGGGATACGGGTCTGATGATCCTACTCGTCCTCCTGACGATCAGTTTAGTAGGATTGCGAGGGATCGGGTAA
- a CDS encoding M15 family metallopeptidase, with amino-acid sequence MALSISWLLERANRKLNASGLSREVAKRTQEVIREMHAQGIYVGVAQGYRSIAEQNRLYAQGRTLPGPIVTNARGGQSSHNRGIAVDLFQYSQDGTQALFRNDQSFQKIVAAMKRRGFSWGGDWTSFKDYPHFELLGVSEETPNHSRAIVPYPGRPLYQGAANMNPRDIERIQRAVKATVTRRFDAETAQKVRAYQTRQGLDVDGVVGPGTWNRMF; translated from the coding sequence ATGGCATTATCGATCAGCTGGTTACTCGAGCGAGCGAATCGGAAGTTGAATGCTTCGGGACTTTCACGAGAAGTCGCCAAACGGACGCAAGAGGTCATCCGGGAGATGCATGCGCAAGGGATTTATGTCGGCGTCGCACAAGGGTACCGATCCATTGCAGAACAGAATCGGTTGTACGCACAGGGACGGACACTACCGGGACCAATCGTAACGAATGCACGTGGGGGACAATCGAGTCATAACCGCGGAATTGCCGTCGACCTTTTTCAATATTCCCAAGACGGTACACAAGCGCTGTTTCGAAACGATCAAAGCTTTCAAAAGATTGTTGCTGCGATGAAACGACGTGGCTTTTCTTGGGGTGGGGACTGGACGAGCTTTAAGGACTATCCACACTTTGAATTACTAGGAGTGTCTGAAGAAACGCCGAATCACTCTCGTGCGATCGTTCCGTATCCAGGTCGTCCGTTGTATCAAGGTGCAGCCAATATGAATCCGCGGGATATCGAACGAATTCAGCGTGCAGTCAAAGCAACCGTGACTCGGCGCTTTGATGCAGAGACGGCTCAGAAGGTGCGCGCCTATCAAACACGTCAAGGACTTGATGTCGATGGTGTCGTGGGTCCTGGTACATGGAACCGAATGTTCTAA
- a CDS encoding Mrp/NBP35 family ATP-binding protein, producing MLNEQEIREVVGTLVDPTIDRPLADTNGIRDVRIKGDYVSLKIALAQSGSGEQLVLQQQIVKELKEKGFKTVGLRFEALGDHGIQAATTPSILKPESGTTFIAIASGKGGVGKSTVSVNLAVALARAGKKVGLIDADIYGFSVPDMMGIETRPTVVNDRIVPPERFGVKVISMGFFVEDNAPVIWRGPMLGKMLNNFFADVEWGDLDYLLLDLPPGTGDVALDIHSMLPSCQEVIVTTPHATAAFVAARAGAMAIKTNHRLLGIVENMAYFESKVTGEKEYVFGSGGGERLSEALKTDILAKIPLGQPYANDADFAPSIYRDDHPFETYYNELAMRVIEKVEG from the coding sequence ATGTTGAATGAACAAGAAATTCGCGAGGTAGTCGGAACGCTCGTCGATCCGACGATTGACCGCCCGCTTGCAGATACGAACGGCATTCGTGACGTCCGGATTAAAGGTGATTATGTCAGTCTGAAAATCGCTTTAGCTCAATCTGGTTCTGGGGAGCAACTCGTGCTCCAACAGCAAATCGTCAAGGAACTAAAAGAAAAAGGATTCAAGACGGTTGGACTCCGTTTTGAGGCACTTGGTGACCACGGGATCCAAGCAGCAACGACACCGTCGATCCTCAAACCAGAATCCGGTACGACGTTCATCGCGATCGCTTCTGGTAAAGGGGGCGTCGGGAAATCAACGGTTTCCGTTAACTTAGCAGTTGCCCTCGCACGAGCAGGGAAGAAAGTCGGCTTGATTGATGCCGATATCTACGGCTTTAGTGTCCCGGACATGATGGGGATCGAAACACGTCCGACTGTCGTTAACGACCGAATCGTTCCACCAGAACGCTTTGGCGTCAAAGTCATCTCGATGGGCTTCTTCGTTGAAGATAATGCACCCGTCATCTGGCGGGGACCAATGCTCGGGAAGATGCTGAACAACTTCTTCGCGGACGTCGAATGGGGCGATCTCGATTACTTGTTGCTTGATCTTCCGCCGGGAACAGGGGATGTTGCGCTCGATATTCATTCGATGCTCCCGAGCTGTCAGGAAGTCATCGTCACGACACCTCATGCGACAGCCGCTTTTGTTGCAGCACGAGCAGGAGCAATGGCGATCAAGACGAACCACCGTCTCCTCGGTATCGTCGAGAACATGGCATACTTTGAAAGCAAAGTGACAGGCGAAAAAGAATATGTCTTCGGCAGTGGTGGCGGAGAAAGGTTGTCAGAAGCGTTAAAAACCGATATTCTAGCTAAGATTCCACTTGGACAACCATATGCGAATGATGCGGACTTCGCCCCATCGATCTATCGCGATGATCATCCATTTGAGACGTACTATAATGAACTCGCCATGCGTGTCATCGAAAAAGTAGAGGGATAA
- the rplM gene encoding 50S ribosomal protein L13: MRTTFMAKATDVERKWLLIDAEGKTLGRLASEVSSLLRGKHKPTFTPHVDCGDNVILINVEKIVLTGNKLDKKVYYRHSGHPGGLKQTVARDMLANKPERMLELAIKGMLPKGSLGRQMFNKLHVYAGAAHKHEAQQPEVYELRG, encoded by the coding sequence ATGCGCACAACTTTCATGGCGAAAGCTACTGATGTAGAACGCAAATGGCTCCTTATCGACGCTGAAGGTAAAACACTCGGTCGCCTTGCGAGCGAAGTTTCATCACTTCTCCGTGGTAAGCACAAGCCTACGTTCACACCACACGTTGACTGTGGGGATAACGTTATCCTCATCAACGTTGAGAAAATCGTTTTAACTGGTAACAAACTCGACAAAAAAGTCTACTACCGTCACTCTGGTCATCCAGGCGGCTTAAAGCAGACTGTTGCACGCGATATGCTTGCTAACAAACCTGAGCGCATGCTTGAACTCGCGATCAAAGGGATGCTTCCAAAAGGTAGCCTCGGTCGTCAAATGTTCAACAAACTCCACGTCTACGCTGGAGCTGCACACAAGCACGAAGCACAACAACCAGAAGTTTACGAACTTCGCGGTTAA
- the truA gene encoding tRNA pseudouridine(38-40) synthase TruA has translation MRRLKCTIQYDGTGYAGYQVQPNGLTIQEVIETTLARMHKHPVKVIGSGRTDARVHAYGQVIHFDTELAIPPENVVKALNTLLPADIRVRSCEEVEPTFEARYDVVGKEYRYFVRREENAFRRNLSVHIPYPLDLERIRQGMAHLVGTHDFSSFCVAKTETDNRVRTIYEAELMTIGDELVFRFQGSGFLYNQIRIMVGTLLDVGRGRFAPEDIKKMLLAKDRNVAGVTAPPHGLYLWEVFYPE, from the coding sequence ATGCGTCGTTTAAAATGTACGATTCAGTATGACGGAACCGGCTACGCCGGGTATCAGGTGCAACCAAACGGATTGACGATTCAAGAAGTGATTGAAACGACGCTTGCGCGGATGCACAAACATCCCGTCAAGGTCATCGGGTCGGGACGGACGGATGCGAGAGTGCATGCCTACGGACAAGTCATTCATTTTGATACGGAACTAGCGATTCCCCCGGAGAACGTCGTCAAGGCACTGAATACGCTCTTACCAGCGGATATTCGTGTCCGGAGCTGCGAGGAGGTCGAACCGACCTTTGAAGCACGTTACGATGTCGTAGGGAAGGAATACCGCTATTTCGTCCGCCGCGAAGAAAATGCGTTTCGTCGAAATCTGTCGGTTCATATCCCGTATCCGCTCGATCTCGAGCGCATCCGTCAAGGGATGGCACATCTCGTCGGGACGCACGACTTCAGTTCGTTCTGTGTCGCGAAGACGGAAACGGATAACCGGGTCCGGACGATTTACGAGGCAGAGTTGATGACGATCGGTGACGAACTCGTCTTTCGATTCCAGGGCAGTGGTTTTCTCTATAATCAAATCCGGATCATGGTCGGGACGTTACTTGACGTCGGACGCGGTCGTTTTGCACCAGAGGACATTAAAAAAATGTTGCTGGCAAAGGACCGGAACGTCGCAGGCGTGACGGCGCCTCCTCATGGACTCTATCTATGGGAAGTTTTCTATCCGGAGTGA
- the rpsI gene encoding 30S ribosomal protein S9 has product MADVRYYGTGRRKHAAARVFLVAGDGKVTVNGRDISEYFGYETLIMTAKEPLVITETEGKYDVIVTVKGGGFTGQAGAIRHGISRALLQADPEFRGALKAKGFLTRDARMKERKKYGLKAARRAPQFSKR; this is encoded by the coding sequence ATGGCAGATGTACGTTACTACGGCACTGGTCGCCGGAAACACGCGGCAGCGCGCGTTTTCCTCGTTGCTGGAGACGGTAAAGTCACAGTTAACGGTCGCGATATCAGCGAATACTTCGGTTATGAGACATTGATCATGACTGCAAAAGAACCACTCGTAATCACAGAAACAGAAGGCAAGTACGATGTAATCGTAACGGTCAAAGGCGGCGGCTTCACTGGTCAAGCAGGCGCTATCCGTCACGGTATCTCACGTGCTCTTCTTCAAGCGGATCCAGAATTCCGCGGCGCACTCAAAGCGAAAGGCTTCTTGACTCGTGATGCTCGTATGAAAGAGCGTAAAAAATACGGTCTTAAAGCAGCTCGTCGTGCACCACAATTCTCGAAACGTTAA